CCTAAGCCTGCTCCTTGACCGCCGCCGAATTGTGCCTTGGCCTGGGCGCCGAGACCATTTTCGCCACCAAGCTGTAAATGGGTTTGCAGTCCCGCGCCTTGACTGAAACCCAAGTGTCCATCGGCATCAGCACTCAAACCGTACTCTCCTCCGACCTGCGCCCCCGTATAAAAACCAGGCTCTTTACCGCCACCTATTTGGGTTTTTGCCTGAGCCGCAATCCCGTACTTGCCGAAGGACTGGGCTTCGGCAATGAGCCCTAGACCCTCGCTGCTGTTCAGATGAGTATTGCCTTGCGCATGGATCCCATATGAAGGAGTGCCCATATGGCCGCCTGCATACATACTCATGCTACCTAAGGCTAAATTTCCGCCAGCATTTAAACCAATGCCGTGTTTACCACCTACTTTTCCTCCGGTATTTAGCTCAATTCCCTGTCCGCTGCATACATTTTTGTTCTTATAACCATTTAAAAGTTCTTTTTTGGTGTTTTCGCTGTCTGAGGGTAGATCTGCCAGAATGCTTTCTGAACGGAAGAGATGGTAGTAATGAGAGTAGGGGAAAGGATTGTAACGGGTAAAGTAAGGGGATACGGATGGATTAGCCTGGCTGTTTGGATATTCGTTCCCAAAGGTCATCTGGGATACCTCCATTATTCAATTTATTACAACAGCCTATTCATGGATGAGTTGAAGTGATACCCTTCCTAAGTAAAACGTACGAATTCAAGGTTCGCAGCCGATGTACAATGAGCCGAAAAGTTATAGCGATACCGATTACAAAGGCTCATGACATGATTTTACGTGTAATGGAGGAACATGGTGTAAAACGTTCTATTAAACTTGCTACGCCTACACTTAAATCAGCAGATGACAAAAAACAAGCGATACAATGATGCCTAACATAATGGCGAAAATACTGTATCCAACTGGTTTCGCAGAAATGAAAGCTATTGAACAGATCATTCATATGAGCAAAGTGGATTGGTCCGTCGTACGAATCATTAATCCAAATGTAAATAAAGAAGGGAATGGTTATGCGACTTCATTCGGTGATACATCGGGCAAATTTAACGTTTCACGTAAAAACGTAGCAGCTTGCATGTTTGAAGCATTACGAAAAGATAAATAGATTAGCAAAATGCCAATTGTCTATATCAAATAGGAGGAAATGAATTTGACAATTTTAGCGTGGATTATACAAGGCTTTTAGCCATAATGTTAGGGGCAGGTATAGGAAAGGTTTTTGGTTCAAAAATGCATATTGAAGCTTTTAAACAATGGCGTCTGCCACAATGGTTCCGTGTTGTCACAGGAATTATTGAATTAGGTGCTGCAATTCTTTTAATTATTGGTTTTTGGAACAATACAGCAGCTATGTGTTTGCACCTGAGGCCCAGGTGAAGCGGGCTGACTTTCTGTACAATATCATGAAGCAGTTTGTAGATGCGGGAATACTCACGGACTTGGGTAAGGAACTGAGCCCAAGGGCTGCCGCACCCAGGAAGAGGCAGCACAGATTGTATATAATTAAATTAAATAACAAGCTGAATATCCGTCCGCCAGGAATCTGCTGGAGGACGGATATTTGTGAGAGCTGATCAGAATAGACCCGGACGTAAAACCGATCCTTTTATGAGTATGACAATGCCGGAAACCGGACGAAGATGGCTGCCCCTTTTCCATTTATGGAATAAATAAGTTAAAGAGGGTACCCCGAAATGGGAAGATAACCCAAAAAAATAAGACAATTATTCCTGCTAAGTTATATAATATAAGAGGAAAGTAATATGCTGCTTTTGCTACCTGCGACCTATTCATGAAATGTTTTAGCAAAATTGGTAGATGCTTTACTATTAATAATTAAGCGGGGATAAGGCTATATGAAACGAAAGAGTTGGATTTATTCGCTAATGCTAGCAATTATAGTATCGGTTGTATTTGGGGCTGGCAGTATTTATGCGGCTGCACGGAACATCACCGACATTGTCAAAGTGACCAAACCTGCTGAGATAAGAGTTGGGGAGTGGAAGTCATACGAAATAGCCATCACCGACTGGACCGATGCAGACGTTACGGAACATGACTTCACTCCAATCTCTTCAGATGAGAATGTTGTCAAGGTCGTACGAAAAACGCAATGGGTTTCTGAACTTCATGCAATAAATAAAGGGAATGCTACCTTAACTGTCAATATTGGAGAAAAGTTTGAACCTTATGTATTTACTGTTCAAGTGGTGGATGATTATACAGTCATTCCTGAACCAACTAAGCCGGTAGTTATAAAGGAACCTACACACGAAGAAATTATGTTACAGGATCTGGAAGATTACATTGAGCAGTTGCAGCCATTAGGAAGCTATGAAAAGAAAGCCATAACTACGTTAAATCAAAATAGACTCCTGAACGATTCAACCAGAAAAACACTCTTTCTTACTTTAAACAATACTGTATTGCCCAATTATACTAAATTTGTATCCGGGTTGAAAAACCTCAAAGCTAATAATGTAGAGTTGAAAGAAATACATACCTACTTTCTTGCAGGAGCAAAACTCCAACTGGAAGGGCTCACTATAATGCGGGACAGCTTGAAGACGACCAAAATAAATTGGTCCAAATTTAATGCAGGTGAAAAAAAGAAGGCAGAAGGAATTAAGCAATTGAACAAATCCGAAATGCTTCTTGACAAGTATGCAATTAAATATGTCAAATAAATAAAATAATAAACAGAACCCTTAAAGTGCTTTAAGTTAAGGGTTCTGTTATTTTTTTTGAGGGGCCTGTGCCAAATATATAGACCATTAAGGCATGCCGGCAGTGAGCTGGGCCACGAATGCTTCAATTCTCACAACAGCACAAAAACTAACTTCAAAATGGCTTTTAAATACCAAGAGGTTAAAGGTAAGAGCGCTGAAAGTATAAACTTTAAGATGTATTATGAGAATACAATCAACACAAGAATCACTGAATATCAATGCCCCAATCATAGCTTAAGAAAAAAGAAAGCTATTTCAAAAATGAAATCCTATGTACCAGCACGGATATCCATTGATTATCCAAAAAATTATGAACTGATTAATTACGTAAGTTCTTATACAAAGAAGCATGATTATTGAAAACTGCTCCAGTTGAGTTGTTTTTTTATGGCCAGAATAAGGGCTTTGTCGGCAAAGGGACTAAGTTCTTGTCCTACAAGGGACTATGTTTTTGTCCACCGACAACAATAGACTTGTAGTGTTGTCGGTGGACAAGAACATAGTCCCATAAGAGCCCGCGCCCAACGCGGGTTTTCTGTTTTAAGGGATCAAGTTCTTGTCCTTTGCTCAGGACAAGAACTTGATCCCATTGCCGATAATGGACAAGAACATGGTACTATTGCCGATTCAATGATTATCTAAATATGTCTTTATAAGACAACTAAATCGCTTTGTGGTGAATTCAAAACAACAGGTAATTGTCTTAAGCAGGATATTACTTAAAATCAACATGATCCAGTGCTTTGTAGCTCCCAATAGGGTTCCCGAGCTGTGCTGGCTGACCCTAGTTTGGCGGAAATTCCCTGAAGAGGAACCTATAGAGTTCAATTAATTCTTTCCTTTCGCCTGAAGGCGAAGCTGACGAACAAAAAGTAAGAATTTATACATATATAGTCGATGAGTTTGTTTCTTTGTATCTTCCAGTATAGTTAATTCACAACAGTTCCTTTTTATTAGCTATTTAGTCTTTATAAATACGCATTTCTGGTAAATGCCGCAGATGCAAACTGGACGGCAGTTAAAGTCATTCCAATGTAGCTGATGGATAATTCGGACTTAGTTTGATATTTTCGATAAAGTTTTAGAATTAAAGGTCTCAGCTTGTTATACAGGATTTCAAGTCTCACGGTTAGGATAGTGAAATAGACACAGGAAAGCATACGGCCAACGCGATCTGCTTTTTTATGCTAATGGGAAGTATATTTTATTCTTTACCGATCGTTCTCAATATGTTACATTGACTATTAGGGAGGGAATAGAATGGCAAGAAGCAAAGAATTCGAAGAGAACGAAGTATTAGATAAGGCGATGAAGCTTTTTTGGGAGCAGGGTTACGAGAAAACATCTTTGACAGATCTGGTCGAGCATATGGGAGTTCATCGAAGAAGTTTATATGACACATTTGGTGACAAGCATACGCTGTTTTTAAAAGCAATGGACCGTTTTCGCGATAAAGTGAATGCTGAGCTTACTGGAGAAGTTAAACGCTCTAAGACTGCTACAGAGGCTCTTCAGCTTATCTTTAGTTCCATAATAAATGGTGAAGAAGATTCGCCTTCAGGCTGTTTGATGGTAAATTCAGCGGTGGAGTTGGCAATGCGTGATACAGATGTGGATTTGAAGTCTACTGAATCGTTCACATTATCAGAGCAGCTGTTCAAAGATATTATTCTGTGGGGGCAGCAGGATGGAGAATTTAGCTCGGATTACAAAGCCGACGATCTAGCGGAACATCTGCATTCTGTTTGTGTGGGGTTAAGGGTAATGACAAGGACCTCCATGCCTAAAGAAAAATTACATCGTATAGCAGATTTATCTATTAAACTTTTGTATAAGTAATTATTATTCACATATAATTACTTATGCATATTCTAGAATGATCGTTCTCAAAATGCATTTCTTCCCTTGCTTATAGTTTACTTTCTTGAATGATCCATTCTTATGTGCTTTCGAGAATGATCATTCTTAAATGGTAAGACCTTTCTATACCTAGAACTTATCAAAAAGTGAGTCACTATTTGCTCAGATTATGAGGAATTGTACTCAAAAAATGGATAAAAGGAGCTAATAAAATGAAAATTTCCGAACAAGTGGCATTTGTGACTGGAGCAAACCGAGGTTTTGGGCGCCATCTTACCCTTGAACTTCTATCCAGAGGGGCCAAAGTTTATGTTAGTGCAAGAAATCCTGAGACCATTGATATTCCAGGCGTTATACCTGTAAAGCTTGATATTACCAACCCTCAAGAAGTTGCAGAAGCTGCTATCCTCGCAAAGGATGTTACGCTTTTAATCAATAATGCAGGATCATCTACTGGTGCCTCTTTACTGGACGATGATGTAGAAAAAATACATTTGGAGTTTGATACGCATTTCTTCGGTACATTATCCATGGTGCGTACTTTTGCACCGATACTCGAAAAAAACGGGGGAGGATCCATTTTGAACGTTCTTTCCGCATTATCTTGGTTTAGTTCTGGAACTGTAGGTGCTTATTCAGCTGCAAAGGCTGCAGAGTGGGCATTGACGAACGATTTACGTTTAAATCTGTATCCTCATAATATTAGAGTAGCAGGATTACATGTGGGTTTTATGGATACTGACATGACAACCACCTTAGAAGTTCCCAAAGTAAACCCTGCAGATATCGCAAAAATAGCTATTGATGGCATAGAATCTGGAAGCTTTGAAATTATTGCTGATGATGACAGCCGTAAGATACAAGGTGCACTTGCAGTAGGCGTTCCTGCACTATATCCAAATCTTTCTTAGTAACAATTTCGTTGTAACTTAATTCAAAGAGGAGTGTACAAAATGAACAAATTGTGGAGTAAAACGAAAATTGGAAATATAGAATTACCTCATCGTTTAGCAATGGCACCTATGACACGTAGCAGAGCGGAAAAGGACGGTACGCCGGGGGAATTAAGCTCCCTTTATTATGCTCAAAGAGCATCTATGGGATTAATAATTAGTGAAGGTACACAACCATCTGATGATGGACAAGGTTATTTAAAATCACCTGGTATCTATACTGAAAAGCAGATAGAAGGTTGGAAAAAGGTTACGAATGCAGTGCATGAAGCAGGTGGGTTTATGTATATACAATTAATGCATGTGGGTCGCATGTCCCACCCCGACAATACTCCGCATCATCGTCAAGCCGTTGCACCTTCTGCGATCGCACCTGGTGTAGAAATGTTTACTGCTAAAGGAATGCAGGAAATACCCGTCCCACGTGAGCTAAGTGAAGAAGACATTCAAAATACTATTGCAGACTTCCGTAAAGCAGCCGCAGCAGCTATTAAAGCAGGTGCTGATGGAGTTGAAATTCATGGAGCCAACGGTTACCTAATCAATCAATTTATTGGTGAAAATTCTAATACACGAATCGACAAATACGGTGGCTCTGTGGAGAACCGAGCTCGCTTTGCAATCGAAGTAACGAAAGCAGTCATTGATGAAATTGGAGCAGAAAGAACTGGCTTCCGTATTTCACCTGGAACACCTCTTGGTGGGATCAATGAGGGTGAACAAGGACCTGAGGTTTATCGCTATCTTGTTAAAGAATTGGCTAAGTATAATTTAGCATACCTCCATGTAATGCATTTAGGGAACGAAACACTGCTCCAAGAAATCCGTTCGATTTGGACAAATCCATTATTGGTCAATCGAGCAGGACGAGCACTTGAAGATATAAGTGTAGATATTGAGAATGGTATTGCTGATGTGGTACCAATCGGTGTCTGGTCATTAGCTAATCCCGATTTAGTAGACCGTCTAAAAAAAGGATTTTCTTTAAATGAGGTTGATCCTAAAACATTATACGCAGGTAACGGAAGCTTAGGTTATACAGACTATCCAAAAATGGAAGAATTAAAATCTCAACAGCAATAAGGATATGTGAAACCACAAATGGCGTACAACTAAAATTTGTACGCCATAAGATTTTCTAGTGGATAGGAGGTTGGCAGAACATGAGAGCTGCTCAAATGCAGAAATACTCAAAAGAAATTAAGTTGGTCATAAATAATGTGGAAATACCGGAAATCAATAATCGTGAGGTACTCGTTAAAGTAAAAGCTGCAGGTGTAAATCCATTAGATCTTCTTATTTTAAATGGCAGTATCCGAATGATTGCTGATTATGATTTCCCATTAACATTAGGCAATGAACTATCTGGTGTTATTGAGGCAGTTGGTAAAGATGTTGCTGATTTTCAGGTTGGTGACCAAGTGTATACAAGGTTACCGGTGAATAAAATAGGAGCTTTTGCTGAATATGTGGCGGTCAAAGATGACGCTATAGCTAAAATCCCTAGAAATCTATCCTTTATTGAAGCGGCTGCAGTCCCCCTTACTGCATTAACAGCTTATCAAGCATTGAAGGATGTACTAAATGCTCAGCCTAATGCAAAGTTATTTATTCCTGGCGGAACCGGCGGTTTCGGTGCAATGGCGATCCCTATTGCTAAATCAATGGGGTTATGCGTTATTACAAGTGGTAGTGAAAGAGGGAGATCACGCACACTTTCGATTGGAGCAGATAGATTTATAAATTATAAAGAGGAACACTATGCTGAGGTTCTATCCAATATAGATTATGTGATAGACACCTTGGGTACAGACGAAATAAAAACGGAACTTGATATTCTAAGACCTCAAGGAAAATTAGTATCATTGAAGGGATTACCAAATTATCGCTTTGCCGCCCAAAATAATTTTCCAATCTGGAAGAAAATGTTGTTTGGTTTAGTGGGTGCTCGTTTAGACCGTTTATCAGCAAGAGATAATAAAGAATATCACTTTTTATTTGTGCAAGCCAATGGGAGACAGTTACAAGAGATTACTAGTCTTATTGAAAATGAGAATATTACGGCTTCAATTGATTCAATTTACAAATTTAATGATATTAATAAGGCATTACATCAAGTTTCTACTGGTCACTCACAAGGCAAAGTTATTGTAACTTTCTAAGGAAGGAGTGAATATAATATCTATCAAGAGAAAATAAATGAGCCAAATACATTAACTGATTGTAAATGTTACTTCTGAGATTTCGATGGTTTATGCCTGAATGAATCAAAAAAATGGATTAAATAATAACTAAGAGCTGATCTTGTTGAAGATCAGCTTTTTTGTCATCCTAAGAGAGGGCATAGATACAAGTTCTTGTCTTTTAACGGTATAATAATAAACGAGCATTGTCCAGTGACACAAAGTTGCCTACATAATTCATTTGAAGAAAAGCCCAGTTTCCGGGCTTTTCTTTTTTTATGTAGGCATTTTTTTGTCACAGAATATTGCACAAAGGTGCCTACATTGTGGTTTTTTGACACTAATTAACCCACATAATGATGGATTTAGGTTATTTCAAATATTTAATCACACAATCAATACATGATTTAGCGAAATTGTAATAAATAAGAGCAAGAAAAGAATTCAAATACTAATAAGTATAATACGGGCGGTTGGTATAAAATTAAACCCGTCTTTCAATTCGATTGCCTTATGTAAATGAATAATTATAGAGAAAATTGGTGAATTTTAGGTTATTATAAAGGAAACAAATCGTTCTTCGAGGAGAGTGTATATGTATATTGATAAAGTGAAGATTAAAAACTTTAGGCTATTAAATGAAGTTGAACTCACACTTGAAGAAACAACTACATTAATAGTAGGGCGTAATAATTCTGGTAAAACATCTTTTACAGAGATATTTAGACGTTTGCTATCAGATAATACTGCTAAATTTAATCTTGAGGACTTCTCCATACCCATACAAGAGGATTTTTGGAATGCATTTATGTTATTGAAAGAGGATAAAGAAGATAATGAAATTCGACAAACCCTGCCCTATATAGAAATAACACTTACACTTATTTATGATATAGAGACTGACAATCTAGGAGCGTTAGGAGACTTTATTATTGATCTTGATGTGTCATCCACACAAGTAATAATAAACATAAAGTACCAATTAAAAGATGGAAAGATTAGTTCACTTTTTGATAACCTCGAATATACGGGTGATCCAAAAAAAATTGTGCAAGAAAAAAAAGCCTTCTTTAGAGAAATAAAAGAACGAGTGCCTCAGTATTTTGCTGCCTATGTTCACGCAATTGATCCAAAAGATAGCACTAATCAAAAGTTATTAGATATATCAGTTTTTCGTTCTCTAATACAAACTGGATTCATTAATGCCCAAAGAGGATTGGACGATACGACACATAAAACTAGTGACGTCCTCGGCAAAGTCGTAGAGCGTATGTTGGACATAGCTAAAAAAGATAATTCGTTACCTGATGATAATAATACAGCTTCATTACTAGAGGACGCTGTTAAAGAAATACAGTCTAAACTAGACACTGATTTCAATGAGCACTTAAACAAGTTACTTCCGGCACTATCACTTTTCGGATATCCAGGTCTTAACAACGTACCACTTCATACTGAGACAATATTAGACGTAAAAAGGCT
This Paenibacillus sp. FSL R5-0345 DNA region includes the following protein-coding sequences:
- a CDS encoding SDR family oxidoreductase, with the protein product MKAIEQIIHMSKVDWSVVRIINPNVNKEGNGYATSFGDTSGKFNVSRKNVAACMFEALRKDK
- a CDS encoding DoxX family protein, which translates into the protein MDYTRLLAIMLGAGIGKVFGSKMHIEAFKQWRLPQWFRVVTGIIELGAAILLIIGFWNNTAAMCLHLRPR
- a CDS encoding TetR/AcrR family transcriptional regulator, whose protein sequence is MARSKEFEENEVLDKAMKLFWEQGYEKTSLTDLVEHMGVHRRSLYDTFGDKHTLFLKAMDRFRDKVNAELTGEVKRSKTATEALQLIFSSIINGEEDSPSGCLMVNSAVELAMRDTDVDLKSTESFTLSEQLFKDIILWGQQDGEFSSDYKADDLAEHLHSVCVGLRVMTRTSMPKEKLHRIADLSIKLLYK
- a CDS encoding SDR family oxidoreductase, which encodes MKISEQVAFVTGANRGFGRHLTLELLSRGAKVYVSARNPETIDIPGVIPVKLDITNPQEVAEAAILAKDVTLLINNAGSSTGASLLDDDVEKIHLEFDTHFFGTLSMVRTFAPILEKNGGGSILNVLSALSWFSSGTVGAYSAAKAAEWALTNDLRLNLYPHNIRVAGLHVGFMDTDMTTTLEVPKVNPADIAKIAIDGIESGSFEIIADDDSRKIQGALAVGVPALYPNLS
- a CDS encoding alkene reductase, with product MNKLWSKTKIGNIELPHRLAMAPMTRSRAEKDGTPGELSSLYYAQRASMGLIISEGTQPSDDGQGYLKSPGIYTEKQIEGWKKVTNAVHEAGGFMYIQLMHVGRMSHPDNTPHHRQAVAPSAIAPGVEMFTAKGMQEIPVPRELSEEDIQNTIADFRKAAAAAIKAGADGVEIHGANGYLINQFIGENSNTRIDKYGGSVENRARFAIEVTKAVIDEIGAERTGFRISPGTPLGGINEGEQGPEVYRYLVKELAKYNLAYLHVMHLGNETLLQEIRSIWTNPLLVNRAGRALEDISVDIENGIADVVPIGVWSLANPDLVDRLKKGFSLNEVDPKTLYAGNGSLGYTDYPKMEELKSQQQ
- a CDS encoding NADP-dependent oxidoreductase, coding for MRAAQMQKYSKEIKLVINNVEIPEINNREVLVKVKAAGVNPLDLLILNGSIRMIADYDFPLTLGNELSGVIEAVGKDVADFQVGDQVYTRLPVNKIGAFAEYVAVKDDAIAKIPRNLSFIEAAAVPLTALTAYQALKDVLNAQPNAKLFIPGGTGGFGAMAIPIAKSMGLCVITSGSERGRSRTLSIGADRFINYKEEHYAEVLSNIDYVIDTLGTDEIKTELDILRPQGKLVSLKGLPNYRFAAQNNFPIWKKMLFGLVGARLDRLSARDNKEYHFLFVQANGRQLQEITSLIENENITASIDSIYKFNDINKALHQVSTGHSQGKVIVTF